One Manihot esculenta cultivar AM560-2 chromosome 6, M.esculenta_v8, whole genome shotgun sequence DNA segment encodes these proteins:
- the LOC110617137 gene encoding protein O-glucosyltransferase 1, whose protein sequence is MVERAKTTANFRLAIVNGRAYLETYEKAFQTRDVFTLWGILQLLRRYPGRLPDMEMMFDCVDWPVIKSVDFTGPNATAPPPLFRYCGNDDTLDLVFPDWSFWGWAETNLKPWEHILVDLKEGNGRSRWLDREPYAYWKGNPDVAESRQDLIKCNVSEQQEWNARLYRQDWVRESQQGFKQSDLANQCLHRYKIYIEGSAWSVSEKYILACDSVTLIVKPRYYDFFSRGLMPFQHYWPLSEDEKCRSIKFAVDWGNSHRQKAQKIGNAASKFIQEELKIDDVYDYMFHLLSEYAKLLTFKPTIPRNATELCSEIMACPAEGTEKKFMMESLVKVPEDAGPCTLPSPYDPSSLLAVIRKKATAIKVVRLWEKKFWQHQTK, encoded by the exons ATGGTGGAAAGAGCTAAAACAACAGCAAATTTCAGATTGGCAATAGTGAACGGCAGAGCTTATCTCGAAACTTATGAGAAGGCGTTTCAGACTAGAGATGTTTTTACACTGTGGGGAATCCTACAGTTGTTACGTAGATATCCGGGAAGACTGCCTGACATGGAGATGATGTTTGATTGCGTAGACTGGCCGGTTATCAAGTCCGTCGATTTTACTGGGCCTAATGCGACGGCCCCACCGCCTCTGTTTCGCTATTGCGGGAACGATGATACGCTGGACCTCGTTTTCCCTGACTGGTCCTTCTGGGGCTG GGCTGAGACGAATTTAAAACCATGGGAGCATATACTAGTCGACCTGAAAGAAGGCAACGGAAGGAGTAGATGGCTGGACAGAGAACCTTATGCTTATTGGAAAGGCAATCCAGATGTTGCTGAGAGCAGGCAAGACCTTATCAAATGTAATGTCTCTGAACAACAGGAGTGGAATGCTCGTTTATATAGACAG GATTGGGTCCGAGAATCCCAGCAAGGATTCAAGCAATCAGACTTGGCAAATCAATGCCTTCACAG GTACAAAATCTATATCGAAGGGTCTGCATGGTCAGTCAGTGAAAAGTATATTCTTGCCTGTGATTCAGTCACTCTTATTGTGAAGCCCCGTTACTATGATTTCTTTTCAAGAGGTCTGATGCCATTTCAGCACTATTGGCCTCTAAGTGAGGACGAGAAATGCAGGTCTATTAAGTTCGCAGTTGACTGGGGTAACAGCCATAGACAAAAG GCCCAGAAAATTGGAAATGCAGCAAGTAAATTCATTCAAGAGGAGTTGAAGATTGATGATGTGTATGATTACATGTTTCATCTCTTAAGCGAGTATGCAAAGCTTTTGACATTTAAGCCTACTATACCTAGAAATGCAACTGAACTATGTTCGGAAATAATGGCTTGCCCAGCGGAAGGAACAGAGAAAAAGTTTATGATGGAATCTTTGGTGAAGGTTCCTGAAGATGCAGGTCCATGCACCTTGCCTTCTCCATATGACCCTTCATCTCTTCTTGCTGTTATAAGGAAAAAAGCAACTGCTATAAAGGTGGTGCGGTTATGGGAGAAGAAATTCTGGCAGCATCAAACCAAGTAG
- the LOC110617136 gene encoding actin-depolymerizing factor 7, translating to MAVHDDCKLKFLELKAKRNYRFIVFKIEAQQVVVDKLGGPEETYADFTSSLPTDECRYAVYDFDFTTDENCQKSKIFFIAWSPDTSKVRMKMVYASSKDRFKRELDGIQFELQATDPSEMSLDIVKGRAI from the exons ATGGCTGTGCATGATGACTGCAAGCTCAAGTTTCTGGAACTAAAAGCAAAGAGGAACTACCGATTCATCGTTTTCAAGATTGAAGCTCAGCAAGTGGTGGTAGACAAACTTGGAGGCCCTGAAGAAACCTACGCGGATTTCACTTCATCTCTGCCAACTGATGAATGCCGCTATGCTGTCTATGATTTTGATTTCACCACTGATGAGAATTGCCAGAAAAGCAAAATTTTCTTCATTGCATG GTCACCTGACACTTCAAAGGTGAGAATGAAGATGGTGTATGCAAGCTCCAAAGACAGATTCAAGAGGGAACTAGATGGGATTCAGTTTGAGTTGCAAGCAACTGATCCAAGCGAGATGAGCCTCGACATTGTAAAAGGGCGAGCTATTTAG
- the LOC110617134 gene encoding tubulin beta-1 chain has product MREILHIQGGQCGNQIGAKFWEVVCAEHGIDSTGRYQGDNDLQLERVNVYYNEASCGRYVPRAVLMDLEPGTMDSVRSGPYGQIFRPDNFVFGQSGAGNNWAKGHYTEGAELIDSVLDVVRKEAENCDCLQGFQVCHSLGGGTGSGMGTLLISKIREEYPDRMMLTFSVFPSPKVSDTVVEPYNATLSVHQLVENADECMVLDNEALYDICFRTLKLTTPSFGDLNHLISATMSGVTCCLRFPGQLNSDLRKLAVNLIPFPRLHFFMVGFAPLTSRGSQQYRALTVPELTQQMWDAKNMMCAADPRHGRYLTASAMFRGKMSTKEVDEQMINVQNKNSSYFVEWIPNNVKSTVCDIPPTGLKMASTFIGNSTSIQEMFRRVSEQFTAMFRRKAFLHWYTGEGMDEMEFTEAESNMNDLVSEYQQYQDATADEEGYDYEDEEEVQEEV; this is encoded by the exons ATGCGTGAGATTCTTCACATCCAGGGAGGCCAATGCGGTAACCAGATCGGGGCCAAGTTCTGGGAGGTGGTTTGCGCCGAGCACGGGATTGATTCCACAGGCAGGTACCAGGGGGACAACGATCTACAACTTGAACGAGTCAATGTTTACTATAACGAGGCGAGTTGCGGAAGGTATGTTCCACGCGCCGTCCTCATGGATCTGGAACCAGGCACCATGGACAGTGTCAGATCCGGGCCCTACGGGCAGATATTCCGTCCTGATAACTTTGTTTTCGGCCAGTCTGGTGCGGGAAACAACTGGGCTAAGGGACACTATACGGAGGGAGCTGAGTTAATTGACTCGGTTCTTGACGTTGTGAGGAAGGAAGCCGAGAACTGTGACTGTTTGCAAG GTTTTCAGGTTTGCCACTCATTGGGAGGTGGTACTGGGTCTGGCATGGGAACCCTACTAATTTCCAAGATCAGAGAAGAGTATCCAGATAGAATGATGCTCACCTTCTCTGTGTTCCCGTCCCCGAAGGTGTCTGACACTGTTGTTGAACCATACAATGCGACCCTTTCCGTCCACCAACTTGTTGAGAATGCAGATGAGTGTATGGTTTTGGATAATGAGGCCTTGTATGACATTTGCTTCCGAACACTTAAGCTTACTACTCCCAGCT TTGGCGACCTCAACCACCTTATTTCTGCCACCATGAGTGGAGTGACATGCTGCCTTCGATTTCCTGGTCAACTCAACTCCGACCTTCGCAAGCTTGCTGTTAATCTTATCCCATTCCCTCGGTTGCATTTCTTTATGGTTGGATTTGCTCCACTCACATCTCGTGGGTCACAGCAGTATAGAGCCCTTACTGTACCTGAATTAACTCAGCAAATGTGGGATGCCAAGAACATGATGTGTGCTGCTGATCCTCGTCATGGCCGATATTTGACTGCTTCAGCCATGTTCCGTGGAAAAATGAGCACTAAAGAAGTTGATGAACAGATGATTAATGTTCAGAATAAGAATTCATCTTACTTTGTTGAGTGGATCCCCAACAATGTGAAATCAACAGTTTGTGACATCCCCCCAACTGGTTTAAAGATGGCCTCAACATTCATCGGGAACTCAACATCAATTCAGGAAATGTTCCGTAGGGTTAGTGAACAGTTCACAGCCATGTTCCGCAGGAAGGCTTTCTTGCATTGGTACACAGGAGAGGGTATGGATGAGATGGAGTTTACCGAGGCAGAGAGTAACATGAATGATCTGGTATCTGAGTACCAACAATACCAAGATGCAACAGCAGATGAGGAAGGTTATGACTACGAGGACGAAGAGGAGGTTCAAGAGGAAGTTTAA
- the LOC110617135 gene encoding uncharacterized protein LOC110617135, which produces MACFKTLAVLAFALVLCAQVTRGEIRCEHLDQDTCSYAISSTGKRCVLEKHVKRSGEESYTCGTSEIEADRLRNWIETDQCIKACGLDRKSLGISSDSLLESRFTQQLCSPQCYDSCPNIIDLYFNLAAGEGVFLPKLCEAQEGNARRGLMADIRSSGLVAPGPIQPVKYTIAPVVAPALAPF; this is translated from the exons ATGGCTTGCTTCAAGACCCTGGCTGTCCTGGCTTTTGCCCTTGTTCTATGTGCCCAAGTCACTCGAG GAGAAATCAGATGCGAGCATTTGGACCAAGACACATGTTCTTATGCAATCTCATCCACCGGCAAGCGCTGCGTACTTGAAAAGCATGTCAAAAGGAGCGGTGAAGAATCATACACTTGCGGAACCTCTGAAATTGAAGCTGATAGATTGAGGAACTGGATCGAAACTGATCAGTGCATCAAAGCATGTGGCCTCGACAGAAAATCACTGGGAATCTCATCTGATTCTCTCCTCGAGTCTCGCTTCACACAACAGCTCTGCTCTCCTCAGTGCTACGATAGCTGCCCCAACATTATCGACCTTTACTTCAATCTTGCGGCTGGAGAAG GTGTATTTCTTCCCAAGCTCTGCGAGGCACAAGAGGGAAATGCACGTAGAGGATTGATGGCTGATATCAGGAGCTCTGGTCTCGTTGCACCAGGACCAATTCAACCAGTGAAGTACACGATTGCCCCAGTAGTTGCCCCAGCATTGGCTCCCTTTTAG
- the LOC110616723 gene encoding uncharacterized protein LOC110616723, producing MEEAKPVQISKPNSTAADPPPPPPRILSNKRKLSSVDLRTSPYFKIRALVRQLRPQFIQVLQTPDFRNCKAAHELRIQIKLVMDLYKQMTVEIQPLEKAVLECQPSSGKSMPVKQSWGAEKDGKVAELLQHKQPSEQPAESKTPAYFNSQRKLDDGQSRKSYIVGGSVFGWNFITFGGSSPVYYGRTKESYRNNLKRKMP from the exons ATGGAAGAAGCCAAGCCCGTTCAAATCTCAAAACCAAATTCCACTGCTGCCgatcctccaccaccaccaccgcgAATTCTCTCCAACAAAAGAAAGCTCAGCAGCGTCGACCTCCGCACCTCTCCATACTTCAAAATTCGCGCCCTTGTTCGACAACTTCGTCCCCAGTTCATCCAG GTACTTCAGACACCTGACTTTCGGAATTGCAAGGCAGCTCATGAACTTCGAATAC AAATAAAGCTTGTTATGGATTTATACAAGCAGATGACCGTGGAGATACAGCCACTTGAGAAGGCAGTGTTAGAATGTCAGCCGTCCTCAGGTAAAAGCATGCCTGTAAAACAATCCTGGGGCGCAGAAAAAGATGGGAAAGTAGCAGAGTTGCTTCAACATAAACAGCCATCAGAACAACCTGCGGAAAGCAAAACACCTGCATATTTCAACTCACAGAGGAAGCTTGATGATGGCCAGTCCCGAAAGAGTTATATTGTGGGTGGTTCAGTTTTTGGTTGGAACTTCATCACATTTGGAGGCAGTAGCCCTGTTTATTATGGGAGGACGAAGGAGTCGTATAGAAACAACCTTAAGAGGAAAATGCCCTGA